In Bacteroidales bacterium, one genomic interval encodes:
- a CDS encoding T9SS type A sorting domain-containing protein: MKSKVTFLIVLFLIILNTQGQNPINLKKNYQFSYFNNDLKQSEILFNRISDKPLTFKNNQANPDFLQTPTSDIKKRLDSLIMIDVQQEKLEFIYDSAGKNTQQNYYSRYDDNSQWIILGKSEHTFDDNGYLLKASSYVWNPNNNKWENESEENYTYDTYGNVASYIIFQYWNSENNGWDVGIKSEYNYDSNYNLFLLSYYSWDPSNSVWILTAKQELSYDSNSNLILVSIYSWNIDSSLWSYDYKVEYTYDTNGNLSQVTACGWEESANQWLNVWKKEYGYDDYNNMIVLINHDYDEITEQWQYSNKSEYSYDSNNNITLETSFSWDLNENSWERVWEEEYFYDLSFSFSDVIFPVGESNLPNMNNLLVKIKYYEWYNEQQHPIGTAGFYYSDLTTGIDEINNSIFNVYPNPTSSFIIIQPLLSDDIGVFELYDIKGNKVISLVFSDKTEVSVSDLQSGIYFYNIVSKENRISGKLIKQ; this comes from the coding sequence ATGAAATCTAAAGTTACATTTCTTATAGTGTTGTTCTTAATAATCTTGAATACACAAGGACAAAACCCTATTAATTTAAAGAAAAACTATCAGTTTTCTTATTTTAATAACGATTTAAAACAATCTGAGATTTTGTTTAATCGAATAAGCGACAAACCATTAACCTTTAAAAATAACCAAGCAAATCCTGATTTTCTTCAAACTCCAACAAGTGATATAAAGAAAAGATTAGACAGTCTTATTATGATAGATGTCCAACAAGAAAAGCTTGAGTTTATTTATGATTCAGCTGGTAAAAACACACAGCAAAATTATTATTCTAGATATGACGACAACAGCCAATGGATAATTCTTGGTAAATCAGAACACACTTTTGATGATAATGGTTATTTGTTGAAAGCTTCTAGTTATGTGTGGAATCCTAATAATAATAAATGGGAAAATGAAAGTGAAGAGAACTATACTTACGATACTTATGGAAATGTAGCAAGTTATATTATATTTCAATATTGGAACTCAGAAAATAATGGATGGGATGTTGGTATAAAGTCCGAGTACAATTATGATAGTAATTATAACTTATTTCTTTTATCTTATTATAGTTGGGACCCTTCAAATAGTGTTTGGATTCTTACAGCAAAACAAGAATTATCGTATGATAGTAACTCAAATTTAATATTAGTATCTATATATAGTTGGAATATTGACTCAAGTCTGTGGAGTTACGATTATAAGGTCGAATATACCTACGATACAAACGGAAATTTATCACAAGTAACAGCTTGTGGCTGGGAAGAGTCTGCTAATCAATGGCTTAATGTCTGGAAAAAAGAGTATGGTTATGATGACTATAACAATATGATAGTTTTAATAAATCATGACTATGATGAGATTACTGAACAATGGCAATATTCTAACAAAAGTGAATATTCTTACGATAGCAACAACAATATTACTTTAGAAACAAGTTTTAGTTGGGACCTCAATGAAAACAGTTGGGAACGTGTTTGGGAAGAAGAATATTTTTACGATTTATCCTTTTCTTTTTCTGATGTCATTTTTCCTGTTGGTGAAAGCAACTTGCCAAATATGAACAATCTTTTAGTCAAAATTAAGTATTACGAATGGTATAATGAACAACAACATCCTATTGGTACAGCAGGATTTTATTATTCAGATTTAACAACAGGCATCGATGAGATTAACAATTCTATTTTTAATGTCTATCCTAATCCAACTTCATCTTTTATAATTATTCAACCATTATTGTCAGATGATATTGGTGTATTTGAACTCTATGATATTAAAGGCAATAAAGTAATCTCTCTTGTTTTTTCAGATAAAACAGAAGTTTCTGTAAGTGACTTACAATCGGGAATTTATTTTTATAATATCGTTTCAAAAGAAAATAGGATAAGTGGTAAATTGATAAAGCAGTAA
- the polA gene encoding DNA polymerase I: MNKKLFLIDAYALIYRSYFAFIKNPRTTTTGINTSAIFGFTNTLLELIKTEKPDYLAIGFDLSQPTFRHEMYPEYKANRDETPEGVRVAVPYVKRLAQAMNIPVVAKPGYEADDVIGTIAKKASQQGFDVYMMTPDKDYGQLVEENIKMYKPKSFGTGFDVIGINEICKKYGIKNPVQLIDILALWGDTSDNIKGVDGIGEKTASKLVAEYESVEGIYQNINNLKGRTKENLLNSRDIVKISKKLVTIVTDIDMEINFDEMKISQPNMQEIDELFNELEFRTLRQRFVQNIEPKQVHVQKTLWDTGSDDKDAFNQLTTHKTLNDIEHNYKLITDKDDLVKLVSTLESFDTFSFDTETTNIDAIKAKIVGVSFCAVEGEAYYVSINEKLSDVEIVEEIRCLLEDESKTIIGQNLKYDLLVLRGYGVKPTAKLIDTMLAHYLINPDQRHNIDFLALNYLNWQKITTDSLIGKKGSGQINMAQLKPEQVRDYACEDADVAFRLWKKLSPELEKLELQNVFETIEMPLVKVLVEMEFIGVKINIEDLSTLRELYQQENKEIENKIFEYAGYQFNIASPKQLGELLFDRLKITDKPKLTKTKQYATGEEVLIELKDNHPIVGLILEYRELQKLLNTYIEALPKLVNSDSRRIHTSFNQAVTNTGRLSSTNPNLQNIPIRDERGKAIRKAFVPATENHVLISADYSQIELRIMAHLSQDKNMLDAFAKGMDIHQDTAAKLFGINPDEVTREQRGHAKGANFGIIYGISPFGLAKNTGLSQSEARTLIDNYFNTYPGVKQYMDHSIELAREKGCVQTIMGRKRFLPDIRSANATVRKAAERNAINAPIQGSSADMIKLAMIDIYNEFEKKRLKSKMILQVHDELVFDVPTDEIEIVKIIVEDKMLNAVKLNVKLKVDVNAGNNWLEAH; the protein is encoded by the coding sequence ATGAATAAAAAACTTTTTCTTATTGACGCTTATGCACTTATTTATCGTAGTTACTTCGCGTTTATAAAAAATCCACGAACGACTACAACAGGGATAAATACATCGGCAATATTCGGATTTACTAATACTCTTCTTGAACTCATAAAAACCGAAAAGCCTGATTATTTAGCCATAGGGTTTGACCTTAGTCAGCCAACATTTCGTCATGAAATGTATCCTGAATATAAAGCCAATAGAGACGAAACCCCAGAAGGTGTACGCGTTGCCGTGCCTTATGTAAAGAGGCTTGCTCAGGCAATGAATATACCTGTTGTGGCGAAACCCGGCTATGAAGCTGATGACGTTATCGGAACAATCGCCAAAAAAGCCTCTCAGCAAGGTTTTGATGTTTATATGATGACCCCCGATAAAGATTATGGACAGCTTGTTGAAGAAAACATAAAGATGTATAAACCAAAGAGTTTCGGGACTGGATTTGATGTAATCGGGATAAATGAGATTTGTAAAAAATATGGAATTAAAAACCCTGTGCAGTTAATTGATATTCTGGCTTTGTGGGGAGATACATCCGACAATATCAAGGGTGTTGACGGAATTGGCGAAAAAACCGCCTCAAAATTGGTGGCTGAATATGAAAGCGTTGAGGGTATATATCAAAATATCAACAATTTAAAAGGCAGAACTAAAGAAAACCTTTTAAACAGTCGTGATATAGTCAAGATATCCAAGAAGTTAGTTACTATAGTTACCGATATCGATATGGAGATTAACTTCGATGAGATGAAAATTAGTCAGCCCAATATGCAGGAGATAGACGAACTTTTTAACGAGCTTGAATTTAGAACACTGCGACAACGATTTGTACAAAACATTGAGCCTAAACAGGTTCACGTTCAAAAAACATTGTGGGACACCGGTTCTGATGATAAAGACGCTTTTAATCAGTTAACTACTCACAAAACCCTGAATGATATTGAGCATAACTATAAATTAATAACAGATAAAGATGATTTAGTTAAGCTTGTTAGTACTCTTGAATCGTTTGACACCTTTAGTTTTGATACTGAGACAACAAATATTGACGCCATAAAAGCAAAAATTGTTGGAGTCTCATTTTGCGCTGTTGAGGGTGAGGCTTACTATGTTTCGATAAATGAAAAGTTATCTGATGTTGAAATAGTTGAAGAAATCCGATGTTTATTAGAAGATGAAAGTAAAACTATTATCGGGCAAAACTTAAAGTATGATTTGCTTGTGTTGCGCGGATACGGTGTAAAGCCAACAGCAAAACTTATTGACACCATGTTGGCGCACTATTTAATAAACCCCGACCAACGACATAATATTGATTTTCTCGCACTTAATTACCTGAATTGGCAAAAAATCACTACCGATTCTCTAATTGGTAAAAAGGGAAGCGGGCAAATTAATATGGCGCAACTAAAACCCGAACAGGTTCGCGATTACGCTTGCGAAGATGCCGATGTCGCATTCCGCTTATGGAAAAAACTTTCCCCAGAACTCGAAAAACTTGAGCTTCAAAATGTTTTTGAAACCATTGAGATGCCTTTGGTTAAAGTTTTAGTTGAAATGGAGTTTATAGGAGTGAAAATCAATATTGAGGATCTGAGCACCCTTAGAGAGCTGTATCAGCAAGAAAATAAAGAGATAGAAAACAAGATATTTGAGTATGCAGGTTATCAGTTTAATATTGCCTCGCCAAAACAGCTTGGAGAGTTGCTTTTCGATCGACTAAAAATAACAGATAAGCCAAAACTTACCAAAACAAAACAGTATGCCACAGGTGAGGAGGTATTAATTGAACTGAAAGATAATCATCCAATTGTTGGTTTAATATTGGAATACAGAGAATTACAAAAGTTACTTAATACTTATATTGAAGCACTTCCAAAACTGGTTAATTCGGACAGTAGGCGAATACATACATCATTTAATCAGGCAGTTACAAATACTGGTCGTTTAAGTAGCACCAATCCGAATTTGCAAAACATACCTATTCGTGATGAGCGAGGAAAAGCGATAAGAAAAGCGTTCGTTCCGGCTACTGAGAATCATGTATTAATTTCTGCAGACTATAGCCAAATTGAGCTTAGAATAATGGCACATCTTAGTCAAGACAAAAACATGCTAGATGCTTTTGCCAAAGGTATGGACATACATCAAGACACTGCTGCCAAACTTTTTGGAATTAATCCTGATGAAGTTACACGCGAGCAACGTGGACACGCAAAGGGTGCAAACTTTGGGATTATTTATGGGATCTCTCCTTTCGGATTAGCTAAAAACACAGGACTATCTCAAAGCGAAGCCAGAACCCTTATCGATAACTATTTTAACACCTATCCGGGAGTTAAACAATATATGGACCACTCGATTGAATTGGCACGAGAGAAAGGTTGTGTTCAAACCATAATGGGACGAAAGCGCTTTTTGCCTGATATTAGATCGGCAAATGCAACTGTTCGTAAAGCAGCAGAACGAAACGCAATAAATGCTCCAATACAAGGCTCATCTGCCGATATGATCAAATTGGCAATGATTGATATTTATAATGAGTTTGAAAAAAAGAGGTTAAAAAGTAAAATGATTTTGCAGGTTCATGATGAGTTGGTTTTCGATGTTCCAACCGATGAGATTGAGATAGTTAAAATAATTGTCGAAGACAAAATGTTGAATGCGGTAAAACTCAACGTTAAACTAAAGGTCGATGTAAATGCTGGAAATAATTGGTTAGAAGCACACTAA
- a CDS encoding tRNA threonylcarbamoyladenosine dehydratase has protein sequence MTPNWLKRNELLLGQEAIKKLQASRVLLAGLGGVGSWTAEFLVRSGIGNLTIVDSDIVDETNINRQLPATHETIGLLKTDIMKERLYSINPQLNLMIVCKYINEETNTEILQPDYDVIIDAIDTLSPKVWFLNFALQKGCPVISSMGSGARLDPTKVVVGDISETQNCSLAKAVRKRLRRMNVTTPFTAVYSTENQINEAVVECEGRNKKSVIGTAVFVPAAFACAISAQTVKMLIENNNQR, from the coding sequence ATGACCCCTAATTGGTTAAAACGCAATGAATTGCTTTTAGGACAAGAAGCTATTAAGAAACTTCAAGCAAGCCGTGTTCTATTAGCCGGTTTAGGTGGTGTAGGGTCGTGGACAGCAGAGTTTCTTGTACGTTCGGGCATTGGAAATCTTACTATAGTTGATTCCGATATTGTCGATGAAACCAATATTAACAGACAACTGCCTGCTACTCATGAAACTATAGGTTTGCTTAAAACCGACATAATGAAAGAACGGTTGTATAGTATAAATCCACAATTGAATTTAATGATTGTATGTAAATATATTAACGAGGAGACAAATACTGAAATATTACAGCCTGACTATGACGTAATTATCGATGCTATTGATACTTTGTCGCCTAAAGTTTGGTTTTTGAATTTCGCACTACAGAAAGGTTGCCCGGTTATCAGCAGTATGGGCAGTGGCGCGCGGCTTGATCCTACAAAAGTTGTTGTTGGCGATATTTCAGAAACGCAAAACTGTTCGTTAGCTAAAGCGGTGCGCAAGAGGTTGAGACGTATGAACGTAACAACACCATTTACAGCTGTCTATAGCACTGAAAATCAAATTAATGAAGCGGTTGTAGAGTGTGAAGGGCGCAACAAGAAATCGGTAATAGGGACAGCCGTTTTTGTTCCAGCTGCGTTTGCTTGCGCAATATCTGCGCAAACAGTTAAAATGTTAATAGAAAATAATAATCAGAGATGA
- a CDS encoding D-tyrosyl-tRNA(Tyr) deacylase produces MRAVIQRCLSASVTVENQVVGKIDKGFLVLLGIEHSDTLEDAEWLSSKIAQLRVFDDKEGLMNLSIQDIGGNILSVSQFTLHAKTKKGNRPSFINAAPPEVSKPLYEKFNELLSQKIGKPIETGIFGAHMLISLVNDGPVTIFIDTKNKE; encoded by the coding sequence ATGAGAGCAGTTATACAAAGATGTCTTAGTGCATCAGTAACCGTTGAAAACCAGGTTGTTGGAAAAATTGATAAGGGTTTTTTAGTTTTATTGGGAATAGAACATTCCGACACTTTGGAAGATGCCGAGTGGTTAAGTTCAAAGATTGCACAACTCAGAGTATTTGATGATAAGGAGGGTTTAATGAATCTATCAATTCAAGACATAGGTGGTAATATTCTGTCAGTCAGTCAATTTACGCTACATGCAAAAACAAAAAAAGGGAACAGACCCTCGTTTATTAATGCAGCTCCACCTGAGGTTTCAAAGCCATTGTATGAGAAATTTAACGAGCTACTTTCGCAAAAGATAGGTAAACCAATAGAGACAGGTATTTTCGGGGCGCATATGTTGATTTCGCTTGTTAACGATGGTCCGGTAACTATTTTTATTGATACAAAAAACAAAGAATAA
- a CDS encoding TonB-dependent receptor plug domain-containing protein translates to MRIFFSTTALTLLCLISYSQDLTNKVKGVVKDAFTDERLMFATISLTVDTLKFYTTSDSEGKFSFEKVKAGRVSLQINYLGYKPYFSNNLILASGKVLEVEAKMEQAVQSLSEVTVAAKKRGEVNNELAYVSSRSFDVKETERYAGTSGDPAKMASYFAGVQAAGDSRNDIIIRGNSPLGLLYMLEGVPIPSPNHFATMGTNGGAISMLNNNQLSNSDFLTGAFPAQYGNATAGAFDLSMRKGNNEKFEYLLQMGTGGLEAGIEGPLSKKENSSFMINYRYAFLELFSKIGINFDTPAIPKYQDLTFKSDFKFGKTSLSLWGLGGFCSMKLEPDKNTLNFTKNLRTLMGSQTNVAGLTMKNIINSKSNLQTSVAFTNYKSIMSVDSVFKSGNDFNFFGGDYAENKLIATTKYKYRFNPRNRIIVGASYIHSFINFADSAKIENRYFYMTKNSGNFGLAQFNAQFQHSFHEKLELSLGTFSQYLLLNGSLSVEPRAAIKYSPNEDNNFSFAYGLHSQTQPGNVYFCQTLTNSTNQIYEHTNTGLDFSKSHHFVLGYNVNITRNFILKTEAYYQNLFNIPIEMRESHYSVINYGADFYEVINDSLVNKGKGRNYGIELTLEKYFSNNYYFLITTSLFNSKYLSSDNIWRSTVYNSNFIFNALGGYEFQLPKQQTLAINMNIVYAGGLRNIPIDLEESKIEGYTIYDYDNAYKDKNPDFFKANVKLIYRVNLKKMSYECGFELTNITNRKNIWQQSYDAETQTIKTDYQMGIMPGGMFRLYF, encoded by the coding sequence ATGAGAATTTTTTTTTCAACAACTGCCCTTACTCTGCTATGTTTAATCTCTTATTCTCAGGATTTAACAAATAAAGTAAAAGGTGTAGTTAAAGATGCTTTTACAGATGAGAGGTTAATGTTTGCTACAATCTCTCTTACTGTTGACACGCTGAAATTTTATACAACTTCCGATAGCGAAGGGAAATTTAGTTTTGAAAAGGTTAAGGCTGGAAGAGTTAGCCTACAAATTAATTATTTAGGTTACAAGCCCTATTTCTCTAATAACTTGATACTTGCAAGTGGAAAAGTACTTGAAGTTGAAGCAAAGATGGAGCAAGCTGTTCAAAGCTTGTCAGAAGTGACAGTTGCTGCAAAAAAACGAGGAGAAGTAAACAACGAGTTGGCTTATGTAAGTTCACGCTCTTTTGATGTTAAAGAGACAGAGCGATATGCAGGAACAAGCGGTGACCCCGCAAAAATGGCTTCTTACTTCGCAGGCGTTCAGGCAGCAGGTGATTCGCGTAATGATATAATAATCAGGGGAAATTCGCCACTTGGATTGTTATATATGCTCGAGGGGGTTCCTATTCCTAGTCCCAACCATTTTGCCACAATGGGAACAAACGGGGGTGCCATTTCTATGCTAAATAATAATCAACTATCAAATTCCGATTTTTTAACAGGCGCATTTCCTGCCCAATATGGGAACGCCACTGCAGGTGCATTTGATTTATCAATGCGGAAAGGGAATAACGAAAAGTTTGAATATTTACTTCAAATGGGAACAGGCGGTTTGGAAGCGGGTATCGAAGGTCCTCTTTCCAAAAAGGAAAATTCCAGTTTTATGATAAATTACCGCTACGCCTTTTTAGAACTTTTCAGCAAAATTGGAATAAATTTCGACACACCAGCTATACCCAAATATCAGGATTTAACATTCAAATCTGACTTTAAATTTGGAAAAACCTCTCTGTCATTGTGGGGTTTAGGTGGTTTTTGTTCAATGAAATTGGAACCCGATAAAAACACTTTAAATTTTACAAAAAATCTTAGAACATTAATGGGGTCGCAAACCAATGTGGCAGGGTTAACAATGAAAAACATCATCAACTCAAAGTCAAATTTGCAAACATCGGTTGCTTTTACAAACTACAAATCTATAATGTCAGTTGATAGCGTTTTTAAAAGTGGTAACGATTTTAACTTCTTTGGTGGCGATTATGCTGAAAACAAGCTAATTGCAACTACTAAATACAAGTATCGCTTTAACCCCAGAAACAGAATAATTGTAGGAGCCTCTTACATACATTCTTTTATAAATTTTGCTGATAGCGCGAAAATTGAAAACCGATACTTTTATATGACTAAAAACAGTGGAAACTTCGGATTAGCGCAGTTCAACGCTCAGTTTCAACACAGTTTTCACGAAAAACTTGAGTTGTCATTGGGAACATTTAGTCAATATTTGCTACTAAACGGTTCGCTGTCAGTAGAGCCGCGAGCAGCAATTAAATATTCGCCAAACGAAGATAATAACTTTAGTTTCGCTTATGGCTTACATTCTCAAACTCAGCCCGGTAATGTATATTTTTGCCAAACATTAACAAATTCTACAAATCAAATATACGAACATACCAATACGGGTTTGGATTTTTCTAAAAGTCACCACTTTGTGTTGGGTTATAATGTAAATATTACAAGAAATTTTATTCTGAAAACAGAAGCTTACTATCAAAATTTGTTCAATATACCGATAGAGATGAGAGAATCGCATTATTCGGTTATAAACTATGGTGCTGATTTTTACGAAGTTATAAACGACAGCTTAGTTAATAAAGGGAAAGGAAGAAATTACGGAATTGAATTAACATTGGAGAAATATTTTTCTAATAATTACTATTTTTTGATAACAACATCGTTGTTTAATTCTAAATATTTGTCATCTGATAATATTTGGCGAAGCACGGTTTATAATAGCAATTTTATTTTCAATGCGCTTGGTGGTTATGAGTTTCAATTACCGAAACAGCAAACGCTGGCGATAAATATGAACATTGTTTATGCTGGTGGGTTACGTAATATTCCTATAGATCTTGAAGAGTCAAAAATTGAAGGTTACACAATTTACGATTACGATAATGCTTATAAAGATAAAAACCCCGATTTTTTCAAGGCAAACGTTAAACTTATTTATCGTGTGAATTTAAAAAAAATGAGCTACGAATGTGGCTTCGAGCTAACAAATATCACAAACCGAAAAAACATTTGGCAACAATCTTATGATGCCGAAACACAAACAATTAAGACTGATTATCAAATGGGTATTATGCCAGGGGGTATGTTTAGATTATATTTTTAA
- a CDS encoding UMP kinase codes for MLKYRRILLKLSGESLAGKNQQGINTDALMNYANQVKTISELGVEVAIVIGGGNIFRGLQGVGKGFDRVTGDQMGMLATVINSLALQSGLNSVGKKCSVFTSIRMEPIGEFYSKRKAIDALQNGNVVIVAGGTGNPYFTTDTASALRAIELEVDGYFKATRVDGVYNADPEKHPDATKYDTITYQDAIKQNLKIMDMTAFALCSENNMPIIVFNGDNPENILRIIRGEKVGTIVKRGFN; via the coding sequence ATGTTAAAATACCGTAGAATACTGCTAAAATTAAGCGGAGAGTCCTTGGCAGGAAAGAATCAACAAGGGATTAATACCGATGCGTTGATGAACTATGCTAATCAGGTTAAAACAATTTCAGAGTTGGGAGTAGAGGTAGCCATTGTTATAGGTGGGGGGAATATTTTTCGTGGGTTACAAGGTGTTGGCAAGGGTTTCGATAGGGTAACAGGTGATCAAATGGGAATGTTGGCAACGGTTATCAACAGTTTGGCATTACAGTCAGGATTAAACTCTGTTGGCAAAAAATGTTCGGTTTTTACATCAATTCGTATGGAGCCGATAGGGGAGTTTTATTCCAAAAGAAAAGCAATTGATGCCTTGCAAAACGGAAACGTCGTTATTGTTGCCGGAGGAACTGGGAATCCATATTTTACCACCGACACCGCTTCGGCACTCAGAGCTATCGAACTTGAAGTTGACGGATACTTTAAAGCTACCCGCGTTGATGGTGTTTATAATGCTGACCCCGAAAAACATCCTGATGCAACTAAGTATGATACAATAACATATCAAGATGCAATTAAACAAAACCTTAAGATAATGGACATGACCGCATTTGCTCTTTGTAGCGAAAACAACATGCCTATTATTGTTTTTAATGGCGATAATCCTGAAAATATATTACGAATTATACGCGGCGAAAAGGTTGGAACGATTGTGAAACGGGGTTTCAATTAG
- a CDS encoding Y-family DNA polymerase, producing MFALIDCNNFYASCERNFDPKLVGKPIVVLSNNDGCVIARSEESKRLGIPMGAPAFQCQEIFDKHGVEIFSANFPLYGDMSRRVMNILSKYSPVQEIYSIDECFLDLNGIDEDLSQYGLKMKKQVDLFTGLPISVGIAPTKTLAKVANRIAKKYPKQTGGVHVIDSDELRLKALKWLDVGDVWGIGRRSVAKLNKIGVYKAADFVKLPESWVLNNMTVVGLNLQMELKGLPAIEMEREEKHKSISTTRTFETEYQTFDQLKERIVTFTTLCANKLRRQNSLCKRMSLFIKTNIHKETRTQYSKSIDIKLPFPTSSTLELIEFAVEGLTSIFKENLHYKRAGVTLSDFVDADQHQLSLFFNSNPKHEKLMQAVDEINQKYHRNLIRVATTDTQTFKMKQARLSPCYTTNIDDVIKVKIG from the coding sequence ATGTTTGCGTTAATTGACTGTAATAACTTTTATGCTTCCTGCGAACGGAACTTCGATCCTAAGCTTGTTGGAAAGCCTATTGTTGTTTTGAGCAACAACGATGGATGTGTTATTGCCCGTTCAGAAGAATCAAAGCGGTTAGGCATACCAATGGGAGCACCTGCCTTTCAGTGTCAGGAAATATTTGACAAACATGGTGTAGAGATATTTTCTGCAAATTTTCCGCTGTATGGCGATATGAGTAGGCGAGTGATGAACATACTTTCAAAATACAGCCCCGTACAGGAGATTTATTCAATAGACGAATGTTTTTTGGATTTGAACGGTATAGATGAAGACCTCTCTCAATATGGATTAAAAATGAAAAAGCAGGTCGATCTTTTTACTGGATTGCCAATATCGGTGGGTATTGCTCCAACAAAAACATTGGCTAAAGTGGCAAACAGGATTGCTAAGAAATATCCCAAACAAACCGGAGGAGTCCACGTGATAGACAGCGATGAGTTGCGCCTGAAAGCCCTAAAATGGTTAGATGTTGGTGATGTGTGGGGTATAGGAAGGCGTAGTGTGGCAAAATTAAATAAAATAGGGGTTTATAAAGCCGCCGATTTTGTTAAGCTACCTGAAAGTTGGGTGTTAAATAATATGACCGTAGTAGGGTTAAATTTGCAAATGGAGTTGAAAGGCTTGCCTGCTATAGAAATGGAGCGCGAGGAGAAACATAAAAGCATTTCTACAACCCGCACTTTTGAAACAGAATATCAAACCTTTGATCAACTAAAGGAACGGATAGTTACCTTTACAACACTGTGTGCCAATAAATTGCGCCGTCAAAATTCGCTTTGCAAACGTATGTCGCTTTTTATTAAAACCAATATTCATAAAGAGACAAGAACACAATATTCCAAGTCGATAGATATAAAGCTTCCTTTCCCCACATCATCGACCTTGGAGTTAATTGAGTTTGCAGTCGAGGGGCTTACTTCAATTTTCAAAGAAAACCTGCATTACAAGAGGGCAGGAGTAACGTTATCGGATTTTGTGGATGCTGACCAACATCAATTATCGCTATTTTTTAATTCAAACCCGAAGCACGAAAAGTTAATGCAAGCGGTAGATGAGATAAATCAAAAATACCATAGGAATCTTATCCGAGTTGCCACTACAGATACACAAACATTTAAAATGAAGCAAGCACGTCTATCTCCCTGTTACACAACGAATATAGATGATGTAATTAAAGTAAAGATTGGATAG
- the gldA gene encoding gliding motility-associated ABC transporter ATP-binding subunit GldA, whose product MSIEVKNVTKLYGKQKALDDVSFSINTGEIVGFIGPNGAGKSTMMKILTGIIPQTSGEAYINNINVIENSMAIREKIGYLPENNPQYEDMYVVEYLEFLAGIYSIKNYKERINAIIEQIGLTVEKHKKIGQLSKGYRQRVGLAQALLHEPEVLILDEPTSGLDPNQIVEIRNLISSVGKNKTVMLSTHIMQEVEAICDRIIIIHRGKIVANDTTQNIKRQLADDNQKVIVQFDKEVNVDDIKKYLKADSVKITKEKQIEITAKKNIDIQTSIMNFANSNQLTIVQLTQYQRTLEEIFQELTTNN is encoded by the coding sequence ATGTCAATAGAAGTAAAAAACGTAACAAAACTGTATGGCAAACAAAAAGCCTTGGATGATGTTTCTTTTAGCATTAATACAGGCGAAATAGTTGGTTTTATTGGTCCTAATGGTGCAGGAAAATCAACAATGATGAAGATTTTGACGGGGATAATACCTCAAACCTCTGGCGAAGCCTACATTAACAACATAAATGTTATTGAGAATAGCATGGCTATACGGGAAAAAATTGGATATCTGCCTGAAAATAATCCTCAATATGAAGATATGTATGTGGTTGAGTATCTGGAGTTTCTGGCAGGCATTTATTCTATTAAGAATTATAAGGAACGTATCAATGCAATTATCGAACAAATAGGATTGACGGTTGAGAAGCATAAAAAAATAGGACAATTGTCAAAGGGATACAGACAAAGGGTAGGGTTGGCACAGGCACTACTTCATGAACCTGAAGTATTGATACTAGACGAGCCGACAAGTGGATTAGACCCAAATCAGATTGTGGAGATACGTAATTTGATCTCATCGGTTGGGAAAAATAAAACTGTTATGCTTTCAACGCATATAATGCAAGAGGTTGAGGCTATTTGCGATAGAATTATAATTATCCACCGCGGAAAAATTGTCGCCAATGATACTACACAAAACATTAAACGACAATTGGCAGATGATAATCAGAAGGTTATCGTACAATTCGATAAAGAAGTTAATGTTGACGATATAAAAAAATATCTGAAAGCTGATTCCGTGAAAATCACAAAAGAGAAGCAAATAGAGATAACTGCGAAAAAAAATATCGACATTCAAACATCGATAATGAATTTTGCAAATTCAAATCAACTGACAATTGTACAATTAACTCAATATCAACGTACATTAGAAGAAATTTTTCAAGAACTAACAACTAATAATTAA